The genome window ATGGGAGTGCCGTCCGCGAGGATGCTCGCAAACGCGAGCGCTTCGGCATGGCCCCAGTCGATCAGCTTGCCCGGCTCGAGGACGGCACGGGCGCGCTGGAGCTGCTGGTCGAGCTTCGCGACTGGCGTGAAGCCCTCGGGTCGGCGCAGCAGTTCTGCGTTGAGCGCGCGCAGCGTCTCGAGGGGAACGGCCGTGTCGACATTCGTCTGGCTGGCGCGCGGCCGCTCCGCGACCGCCGGGCCGCTCGGCGCGCCGCCTTCTGCCGCGGCACGCAGCTCGGCATCGATCTGGGCGAGGAGCTGGTCCGCCTCGCCCGGCCGGATCACTCCGCGCTCCTCAAGCCGGCGCGCCCACAGTTCACGGACGGTCGGGTGCTGGGCGATCTTGGCGTAGAGCAAGGGCTGGGTATACGCCGGCTCATCGCCCTCGTTGTGGCCCCAGCGCCGATAGCCGACCACGTCAATGACGACATCACGGTGGAAGCGCTGCCGGAAGGCGTAGGCGAGGCGAAGGGCAGCAGCGCACGCTTCGACGTCGTCGGCATTGACATGGAAAACAGGGACGTCGAAGCCTTTCGCGAGGTCGGAAGCATAGAGGGTGGACCGGCCCTCGACGGGGTCGGTCGTAAAGCCGACTTGGTTGTTGGCGATGAGATGGATCGTTCCGCCGGTGGTGTAGCCCTCAAGCCGGGCGAGGTTCAGCGTTTCGGCAACGACGCCTTGGCCGGGGAAGGCGGCATCGCCGTGGATCAGGATGGTCAGCGCGCGATGGGGGTCATGGCGCGGCGCTCCGCCGCGAGAGCGATCGTCCTGCAGGGCGCGCGTATATCCTTCGGCGACCGGATTGACGAATTCCAGATGGCTCGGGTTCGGCCGCAGATGCACCAGCGGACCGCCGGCATCCGCTGAGCGCCGCCCGATCGCGCCGAGGTGATACTTGACATCGCCGGGGTCGTCGCTTGCGGCGCCGCTGCCCCGCGCTGCCTCAGCAAAAGCATGAAAAGTGACCGCGAACGGCACCCCGGTGACGAAGGTGCGGGTTGCGAGCCGCCCGCGGTGCGCCATGCCAAGCACGACGTGCTGAATCCCGTCGCGCTCTGCGAAGCGGACGACGTCGTCGATCATCGGGATCAGGATGTCGAGCCCTTCTCCAGAGAACCGTTTCTGGCCGACAAAAGCGCGATGCAGGATCCGCTCAAACGCCTCGACGCGCGTCAGCCGCTCGAGCAGCAGACGCGCCTCGTCGTCATTCAGGCCGGGCGCATATTCTCGCGACTCGATGGCGTTAGCGAGCCATTGCCGTTCTTCGGCGGAGACAAGGTGCGCGAATTCGTAGCCGATCCGCGTGCAGTACACCTCGCGCAGGGCGGCGATGGCGGCAGCGGCGTTCGGCGACCCTTCGACGAGCGGTCCGCGCACGATCGCGGCGGGGAGATGGCGCAATTCTTCCTCGGAGATGCCGAACTGGGCCAGATCAAGACCGGGGTCTTCCACCGGGCTCTGCCCAAAAGGATCGAGAGGGACAAGGGCGTGGCCACGCTGGCGGATCGCCTCAGCGAGCAGCACGGCGCGCGCGGCGGTCATGTAGGTCGCTTGGGGGGTTGCTGCGAGGCGCACCGCTGCCCGTTCAGCATGGGGCTGCCCGCTCGCCTCTGGGGCGCTCTGGGAGATGTCCGCTGGCCGACGACGGCTCTCGACGTCGAGGTCGTGCCCGGAGAAGTCGCCATGGTTCATGCTTCGCATCCGTCAACGCTGACGTTCGGTCAGCAGATTCCTAGGGTCGTCTTCATCATACTCCAGTTTTGGTAGGGTGGCGACTGCTCGCTCTCTCCATCCCGCATGCCGGCGGAGAATGGCGCGGAGGAGCACGGCCTGGGGAGGGGCGCTCCTCTCCCCCTCGTGTCGGCCTGAAAGGCGGCGGCGCGGTCCCTTCGGCTGCTGTTTGGCCGCCTCCCCGCTCCGCGCGCCGGACCTGCCCAGCGGCGAAGTCGGGCGTCTCGGCGGGACGAGCGTGCTGGCGGAGCGCGCCGAGCGGCGCCATCGGCTGCAGGGCTGACGGGACTAGCCGATTTAGGCCGAATGGCAGATTGATCAAATGCCCGAGGCGCGGTATGTTTTACGTAGTTTGGTCGTGATGCGCGCCGAAAGGGAGCGGCGCGCGTTGACGATCGAAGAGAACGAGCGCGCGTCAGCGCCGATGCGATGAAAGGAGAGAGCATGGTCGACCGCGGTTTCCTCGGAACGATGCCGCTCGCCACGGAGCGAGACAGCGACGCGTATCTCGACTTTGTTGAAGGCATCCGAGTTTTCAACGCGGCGCAGGTCGGTCCGGTCTTCCAGCAGAAGGGGACCGAAGCGATCGAAGAGTATCGGGCGAAGACCGGCAAGCCCGTCACCACCCTTGCTGAGGTGAAGCAGATCGTCGAGCACGAGCCGGTGGTGGCGACCCGCAACCGGGTGTGGCGGTGGAGCCAAGAAGGCATTTGGAACGGCGCCCGCGAAGCGTATAAGGGGCGGGAAGCGGAGCTGCTGGCGGAGCTGGACCGCTACGACAAGATGGGGCCCGGCTCGGTGCAGTGGGACCCGAACTTCCAGTATCCGGAGTACTTCGCGAAGGTCGATTTCCACATCCAGCCGGGCGGCTACTACGCTGACCCGCTCGCCGGCTACATCTACCACTACGGCACGAAGGTGTTCTTCACCGGCCGCAACAACAACGATGATGTCCAGCGCGGGCTGTGCCAGCTACTGCCGACGCCGGCCGATGGGCAGGTGCGGCGCATCCTTGACCTTGCCTGCTCGGTGGGGCAGTTTACGACGGCGTTCAAGGAGCGCTTCCCGCAGGCCGAGGTCTGGGGGATCGATGCCAGCGCGCCGATGGTGCGCTATGCCCACAAGCGGGCGGTGGACATGGGGCTGGAGGTGCACTTCGCCCAGCGCCTTGCGGAGAACACGGGCTTTCCGGACAACTACTTCGACATCATCAACGCCTTCATTCTGTTCCATGAGGTGCCGGGAGACATCGCCGAGCGGATTGTGGCGGAGGCGGCGCGGATGCTGCGGCCGGGCGGCATCTTCTGCGTTGAGGATTTCGCGAACCGGAAGCTTGGCGAAGTGGCGCCGATGGCGGAGTACTCGGGGTTCATTGACAGCACGTACAATGGGGAGCCGTACGCGCCGGCGTTTGTGCATTCGGACTTCACGGGGCTGCTGAAGAAGTATTTCCGTGAGGTGAACCCGAACTACACGGACAAGTCGTGGCTGCCGATTCGGGTGGCGGTGAAGTAAGGCGCATTACGGGCTGGAGCGCTGCCCCCTCGCCAATCCGGCGAGGGGGTTTTTGCTGTGCCGGCGTTTGCGCCCGGCATTGACGGCTGAGCAAAGCTCAAGTAAAGTCTTCTCATCGTCGAACGTCTCGACGACAGGGCGAATTGAGCGAAAGAGGGAACAATGGTCGATCGCGGACATCTCGGAACCATGCCGCTCGGCGCAGAGCGGGATGACGACTCCTATCTCGATTTTGTTGAAGGCGTGCGCATTTTCACCCAAGCTCAGATCTCGCCGATCGTGGCCCAGAAATCGAATGAGGCGGTTGCGGCTTACGAGGCGCGAACCGGCGAAAAAGTAACCACTATTGAGAAGCTTCGCGAAGTGCTCGACCCGGTGCCGGTGGTCGCGACGCGAAATCGTCTCGCCCGCTCCAGCCAAGAGATGATGTGGCAGAAGGTGATCGAGACGTACCGCAAGCGCGAGCCCGAACTGCTGCGCGAACTCGAGATCGCTGACCGATCGGGCCCGGGCACGGTTGAGTACGACCCCAACTTCCAGCTGCCCGACTACTTCACCAAGGTTGAGTTTCACATTCAGCCGGGGAACTACCACGCTGACCCGCTTGCCGGCTACATCTACCACTACGGCACGAAGGTGTTCTTCACCGGCCGCAACAACAACGATGATGTCCAGCGTTCGGCGGTGATGTCGTCGCCGCTTCCGAAGGACGGCGTCGTGCGGCGCATTCTTGACCAAGCCTGCTCGATCGGCCAGAGCACGACGGCTTGGAAGGAGCGCTTCCCGCAGGCGGAGGTGTGGGGCATCGATGCTGGCGCGCCGATGGTGCGCTATGCCCACAAGCGGGCGGTCGATATGGGGCTGGAGGTGCACTTCGCCCAGCGCCTCGCAGAGGACTGCAAGTTCCCCGACAACTACTTTGACATCGTCTACGCCTTCATCATGTATCACGAAGTGCCGCAGCACATCATGAAGGCGATCATCCGCGAGACCCACCGCGTCCTCCGGCCGGGCGGCGTCTACATCATCGTCGACTTCCCGACCCGCGGTCCGAACGGCAGGGCGAGCAATCCGGCATCAGACTACTTCCGCGATTTCGACACCCACGACAACGGCGAGCCGTATGCGAGCGACTTCGTCTACTCCGATTTCCACGGCGAGCTG of Dehalococcoidia bacterium contains these proteins:
- a CDS encoding 2-oxoglutarate dehydrogenase E1 component, which translates into the protein MNHGDFSGHDLDVESRRRPADISQSAPEASGQPHAERAAVRLAATPQATYMTAARAVLLAEAIRQRGHALVPLDPFGQSPVEDPGLDLAQFGISEEELRHLPAAIVRGPLVEGSPNAAAAIAALREVYCTRIGYEFAHLVSAEERQWLANAIESREYAPGLNDDEARLLLERLTRVEAFERILHRAFVGQKRFSGEGLDILIPMIDDVVRFAERDGIQHVVLGMAHRGRLATRTFVTGVPFAVTFHAFAEAARGSGAASDDPGDVKYHLGAIGRRSADAGGPLVHLRPNPSHLEFVNPVAEGYTRALQDDRSRGGAPRHDPHRALTILIHGDAAFPGQGVVAETLNLARLEGYTTGGTIHLIANNQVGFTTDPVEGRSTLYASDLAKGFDVPVFHVNADDVEACAAALRLAYAFRQRFHRDVVIDVVGYRRWGHNEGDEPAYTQPLLYAKIAQHPTVRELWARRLEERGVIRPGEADQLLAQIDAELRAAAEGGAPSGPAVAERPRASQTNVDTAVPLETLRALNAELLRRPEGFTPVAKLDQQLQRARAVLEPGKLIDWGHAEALAFASILADGTPIRLAGEDSERGTFSHRHLVLHDRLTGAKFSPLHLLPQARASFAVYNSPLSETGALGFEYGYSVGAPEALVLWEAQYGDFANVAQPIIDQFIVSSWAKWRERSAIVLLLPHGYEGQGPEHSSARIERFLQLFAEDNIRVVIPSTADQYFHVLRRQAAFIRRGEARPLILFSPKSLLRNPAAAATLERLTSGSFLPVIDDPDAAARRAEVRRLILASGKVAIELLTNPARPKHPNVAIVRLEEIAPFPTGHLARLLAEYPNVHEVVWLQEEPRNMGAYSFVFPRLWTLLPAGVRLRYIGRREKASPAEGSTLRHAAEQARIIAAAFAD
- a CDS encoding class I SAM-dependent methyltransferase, with product MVDRGHLGTMPLGAERDDDSYLDFVEGVRIFTQAQISPIVAQKSNEAVAAYEARTGEKVTTIEKLREVLDPVPVVATRNRLARSSQEMMWQKVIETYRKREPELLRELEIADRSGPGTVEYDPNFQLPDYFTKVEFHIQPGNYHADPLAGYIYHYGTKVFFTGRNNNDDVQRSAVMSSPLPKDGVVRRILDQACSIGQSTTAWKERFPQAEVWGIDAGAPMVRYAHKRAVDMGLEVHFAQRLAEDCKFPDNYFDIVYAFIMYHEVPQHIMKAIIRETHRVLRPGGVYIIVDFPTRGPNGRASNPASDYFRDFDTHDNGEPYASDFVYSDFHGELRKVFSEVIENYEGAKTFLPMRVCYK
- a CDS encoding class I SAM-dependent methyltransferase, coding for MVDRGFLGTMPLATERDSDAYLDFVEGIRVFNAAQVGPVFQQKGTEAIEEYRAKTGKPVTTLAEVKQIVEHEPVVATRNRVWRWSQEGIWNGAREAYKGREAELLAELDRYDKMGPGSVQWDPNFQYPEYFAKVDFHIQPGGYYADPLAGYIYHYGTKVFFTGRNNNDDVQRGLCQLLPTPADGQVRRILDLACSVGQFTTAFKERFPQAEVWGIDASAPMVRYAHKRAVDMGLEVHFAQRLAENTGFPDNYFDIINAFILFHEVPGDIAERIVAEAARMLRPGGIFCVEDFANRKLGEVAPMAEYSGFIDSTYNGEPYAPAFVHSDFTGLLKKYFREVNPNYTDKSWLPIRVAVK